A genomic segment from Bufo bufo chromosome 8, aBufBuf1.1, whole genome shotgun sequence encodes:
- the NR6A1 gene encoding nuclear receptor subfamily 6 group A member 1: MVHLGSALRDTILLCIDIGSDTTDDRVDQRACLICGDRATGLHYGIISCEGCKGFFKRSICNKRVYRCSRDKNCVMSRKQRNRCQYCRLLKCLQMGMNRKAIREDGMPGGRNKSIGPVQISDEEIERIMSGQEFEEEANTSWSNNGDSDHSSPGNGVSESNQPSPVSTPSSSRSMELNGFASLRDQYLGTPGPTHYQYLPHLFSYSAHSALIPSQARSLDPQSLTLINQLLAAEDMEPLNTPMLIEDGYKVTQSELFALLCRLADELLFRQISWVKKLPFFCDLSIKDYTCLLSTTWQELVLLSSLTTYSKQVFGDLADVTSKYSPSEDELHRFSEEGMEVMERLIYLYRKFVQLKVSNEEYVCMKAINFLNQDIQGLSSISQLEQLNKRYWYVCQDFTEYRYPHQPNRFPDLMMCLPEIRYIAGKLLNVPLEQLPLLFKAFLHSCKTSVTKE, from the exons ATGACCGCGTTGACCAGAGAGCGTGCCTTATCTGTGGGGATCGTGCCACGGGCCTGCATTATGGCATCATTTCTTGTGAGGGCTGCAAAGGATTCTTTAAGCGCAGCATCTGCAATAAGAGAGTATACCGCTGTAGTCGGGACAAGAACTGCGTCATGTCGCGCAAGCAGAGGAACCGCTGCCAGTATTGTCGCCTCCTCAAGTGCCTCCAAATGGGGATGAACAGGAAAG CAATCCGAGAGGATGGGATGCCAGGTGGAAGAAACAAGAGTATTGGTCCTGTACAA atTTCAGATGAAGAGATTGAAAGAATAATGTCTGGTCAAGAGTTTGAGGAGGAAGCCAACACTTCTTGGAGTAACAATGGAGACAGTGACCACAGCTCGCCAGGCAATGGAGTATCTGAGAGCAACCAGCCTTCACCTGTGTCTACCCCCTCCTCCAG TAGGTCAATGGAACTAAATGGATTTGCTTCTCTACGGGACCAGTATTTGGGGACCCCCGGACCGACGCACTATCAGTATCTACCTCATCTTTTCAGCTACTCCGCTCATTCTGCTCTGATCCCATCTCAAGCACGAAGTCTGGACCCTCAGTCGCTCACTCTCATTAACCAGCTGCTGGCCGCTGAGGATATGGAACCACTCAACACCCCAATGCTGATTGAAGATGG GTACAAGGTTACTCAGTCTGAGCTGTTTGCCCTGCTATGCCGGCTTGCAGATGAGCTTCTTTTCCGTCAGATCTCATGGGTGAAGAAGTTGCCATTTTTCTGCGATCTTTCCATTAAAGATTACACGTGCCTGCTGAGTACTACGTGgcaggagctggtactgctctccTCCCTTACTACGTACAGCAAACAGGTCTTCGGAGATCTAGCAGATGTCACATCTAAATACTCTCCGTCTGAAGATGAGCTGCATAG ATTTAGTGAAGAAGGAATGGAAGTCATGGAGAGACTCATCTACCTATATCGAAAGTTCGTCCAGCTCAAAGTGAGCAATGAAGAGTACGTTTGCATGAAAGCCATTAACTTCCTGAATCAAG ATATCCAAGGTCTTAGCAGTATTTCTCAGCTTGAGCAGCTGAATAAGCGGTATTGGTATGTGTGCCAGGACTTCACAGAGTACAGGTATCCACATCAACCCAACAGATTCCCAGACCTCATGATGTGTTTGCCGGAGATTCGCTACATTGCCG GAAAATTGCTGAATGTACCTTTGGAGCAATTACCGCTGCTTTTTAAAGCGTTTCTCCACTCCTGCAAGACAAGTGTTACCAAAGAGTGA